The following proteins are encoded in a genomic region of Bombus pyrosoma isolate SC7728 linkage group LG1, ASM1482585v1, whole genome shotgun sequence:
- the LOC122566437 gene encoding F-BAR domain only protein 2 isoform X7 has translation MTVDFADYFWGEKNNGYDVLYHNMKHGAVASKELAEFLKERSTIEENNYKVLSKLAKQAGSSSSTQGTFAPVWAALRGAAEKLAGLHLQMAQRVTELIKDVSKYTDELHKKHKAVKEEESSTLEVVQSIQNITVTLHKAKDMRMQKGLELEKLRKDNASQKELEKAEIKFKKAQDDYKTLVDKYMGIRNDFQTKMTQTCRRFQYVEETHLKHMKEFLNIYADVLQSNHEQVGQVHIDFKRQCSDMTVDKLLEQFVQSKYTGFEKPGTFEYEEIITGLGEMTSHSQLESNVETPKETSKGANGETGVAGNIHSSKNDRGLKGEGCQVDEEKGTVQEKTNENLNERDRELSHAQATKASRRTTSLLNLFMSNSQAMSVVSDKQKQAGSGSAPATPQGNNLPPAVPPPSISRNPLRGSKWFLRSRREKRKEKKAKKKKDIVETSSNKEEKSDLEDKDDSRKSETPTPEVDEDGFCIRPKAEPWENEKGFYSSSDTDSEDERERKIRVEIKPLSNGGAPMSASVDELRATVENLSLSPAPTGRRGSNNDSDHHMKRSQSVSQQLGDGDLFSEVGDITPALPPKQSASSTPTGSIVIPRPPSRRGEGPSPRGRMSPATISRADSVASLEFRTAGVGVGSSRGPSPLTIGLADTIPLAVAFHEIVHSYFRGTDETRCQVKLSGDMMLSFPAGIVAVLANNPSPAKLTFRVRNSNRLEKLFPNNQLVSMDATQTTVDSTIFEFNMSALTTLLRKQAEQNPSASYFNVDILKYQIKCKEGAGSCPFQLVAYWKCETTHTDLKIDYKYNSRAMASPSPLLNLHVAAPIDGGFKSLNSKPQAQWLQDTNRVLWKFTELSQHSEGNGVGSLKARVELAHGPGNQGTIFTQFNCEGTTLSGVEFELLGPGYRLSLVKRRFVSGKYICDGDSDSRSRYAAPPSNVD, from the exons ATGACTGTGGATTTCGCCGACTACTTTTGG GGCGAAAAGAATAATGGATATGAcgtgttatatcataacatgAAGCATGGTGCAGTTGCAAGCAAGGAGTTGGCTGAGTTTCTGAAAGAACGATCAAccatagaagaaaataattataaggTTCTGAGTAAGCTAGCTAAACAAGCTGGCAGTAGCAGTAGTACACAAGGAACATTTGCACCTGTTTGGGCTGCCTTAAGAGGAGCAGCAGAAAAACTTGCTGGTTTGCACTTGCAAATGGCCCAAAGGGTCACTGAACTAATAAAAGATGTATCAAAATATACAGATGAATTACATAAGAAACACAAGGCT gtaaaagaagaagagtCATCTACCTTGGAAGTTGTGCAAAGTATACAGAATATCACTGTGACATTACATAAGGCAAAAGATATGCGTATGCAAAAGGGTCttgaattggaaaaattgcgGAAAGACAATGCCAGCcaaaaagaattagaaaaagcAGAAATTAAGTTTAAAAAAGCACAGGATGATTATAAAACTCTGGTTGATAAGTATATGGGCATAAGAAATGATTTTCAAACCAAAATGACTCAAACATGCAGG CGATTCCAATATGTAGAGGAGACACACTTAAAAcatatgaaagaatttttaaacatcTACGCCGATGTTTTGCAGTCAAATCATGAACAAGTTGGTCAAGTTCATATTGATTTTAAACGGCAATGTTCAGATATGACAGTGGACAAATTATTAGAGCAATTTGTACAAAGCAAATATACAGGTTTTGAGAAACCAG GTACATTCGAATATGAAGAGATCATAACAGGTTTAGGAGAAATGACCAGTCATTCTCAGTTGGAAAGCAATGTTGAGACACCTAAGGAAACATCAAAAGGAGCTAATGGAGAAACAGGCGTTGCTGGTAACATTCACAGTTCAAAAAACGATCGGGGATTAAAAGGGGAGGGTTGTCAGGTGGATGAGGAAAAGGGGACGGTACaagaaaaaacaaatgaaaatctgAATGAAAGAGACAGGGAATTGTCACATGCACAAGCCACCAAGGCTTCCCGGCGTACTACCTCGCTACTCAACCTGTTCATGTCCAACTCCCAGG CAATGAGTGTTGTTTCAGACAAACAGAAGCAAGCAGGGTCTGGTTCGGCACCTGCAACTCCTCAGGGGAACAACCTGCCTCCTGCTGTTCCACCTCCCAGCATCTCCAGGAACCCTCTCAGAGGATCTAAAT GGTTTCTTCGCAgcagaagagagaaaagaaaggaaaaaaaggcgaaaaagaagaaggataTTGTGGAAACGAGCAgcaacaaagaagaaaagtctGACCT gGAGGATAAGGATGACAGTAGAAAGTCTGAAACACCGACACCGGAAGTAGATGAAGATGGTTTCTGTATTAGACCAAAAGCAGAGCCGTGGGAGAATGAGAAAGGATTTTATTCTAGCTCAGATACCGATTCCGAGGATGAGAGGGAACGAAAGATCCGAGTGGAAATAAAACCACTAAGCAACGGCGGAGCACCGATGAGCGCCAGTGTGGACGAACTTAGGGCGACTGTGGAAAATCTATCGTTATCGCCTGCACCGACG GGACGCAGAGGATCGAATAACGATTCAGATCATCATATGAAAAGGTCTCAGTCAGTGTCACAGCAATTAGGAG ATGGAGATTTGTTTTCGGAAGTAGGAGACATCACTCCGGCCTTACCTCCCAAGCAATCCGCATCCTCCACTCCGACAGGATCCATCGTCATTCCTAGACCTCCGTCCCGAAGGGGAGAAGGTCCTTCGCCAAGGGGTAGAATGTCACCGGCAACTATATCCAGAGCCGATAGCGTGGCTAGCTTAGAGTTTCGTACAGCTGGTGTTGGTGTTGGATCTTCCAGGGGCCCATCTCCGCTCACGATTGGACTCGCAGACACTATACCTTTAGCAGTTGCTTTCCATGAGATAGTACACTCTTATTTCAGAGGTACCGATGAAACACGGTGTCAGGTGAAACTCAGTGGAGATATGATGTTATCGTTTCCTGCTGGTATCGTCGCCGTGTTAGCGAATAATCCAAGCCCTGCGAAACTTACGTTTCGCGTGCGAAACAGTAATagattggaaaaattgttcccCAATAATCAGCTTGTCAGCAT GGATGCAACGCAGACAACTGTCGACAGTACAATTTTTGAATTCAATATGAGTGCCTTAACTACGTTGTTACGCAAACAGGCTGAACAAAATCCCTCAGCTTCGTATTTTAACGTCGACATACTCAAGTATCAAATCAAGTGCAAGGAGGGAGCAGGTTCATGCCCTTTCCAACTGGTTGCCTATTGGAAGTGTGAAACGACTCACACCGATCTTAAG attgattataaatataacagtCGTGCTATGGCTTCTCCAAGTCCACTGTTAAACCTTCATGTGGCTGCGCCCATAGACGGAGGTTTCAAGTCACTGAACAGTAAACCTCAGGCACAGTGGTTGCAAGACACGAATCGGGTATTGTGGAAGTTCACGGAACTGTCGCAGCACAGCGAAGGTAACGGCGTAGGTTCATTGAAAGCTCGTGTGGAACTCGCGCATGGGCCAGGAAACCAAGGAACCATATTCACACAGTTTAATTGCGAAGGGACCACATTATCTGGGGTTGAGTTCGAGCTTTTAGGCCCGGGATATAGATTAAGTTTAGTAAAGCGTAGATTCGTATCTG GAAAGTATATTTGTGATGGAGATTCCGACTCACGAAGTAGATACGCTGCTCCACCATCCAATGTGGATTGA
- the LOC122566437 gene encoding F-BAR domain only protein 2 isoform X9, producing the protein MTVDFADYFWGEKNNGYDVLYHNMKHGAVASKELAEFLKERSTIEENNYKVLSKLAKQAGSSSSTQGTFAPVWAALRGAAEKLAGLHLQMAQRVTELIKDVSKYTDELHKKHKAVKEEESSTLEVVQSIQNITVTLHKAKDMRMQKGLELEKLRKDNASQKELEKAEIKFKKAQDDYKTLVDKYMGIRNDFQTKMTQTCRRFQYVEETHLKHMKEFLNIYADVLQSNHEQVGQVHIDFKRQCSDMTVDKLLEQFVQSKYTGFEKPGTFEYEEIITGLGEMTSHSQLESNVETPKETSKGANGETGVAGFLRSRREKRKEKKAKKKKDIVETSSNKEEKEDKDDSRKSETPTPEVDEDGFCIRPKAEPWENEKGFYSSSDTDSEDERERKIRVEIKPLSNGGAPMSASVDELRATVENLSLSPAPTGRRGSNNDSDHHMKRSQSVSQQLGGKPSSDLLGLNLFNPSSTPSSASTPTGSHPYAPLQSPPPLSLSPTPQPQLPQSAPPTHPHPRFPDGDLFSEVGDITPALPPKQSASSTPTGSIVIPRPPSRRGEGPSPRGRMSPATISRADSVASLEFRTAGVGVGSSRGPSPLTIGLADTIPLAVAFHEIVHSYFRGTDETRCQVKLSGDMMLSFPAGIVAVLANNPSPAKLTFRVRNSNRLEKLFPNNQLVSMDATQTTVDSTIFEFNMSALTTLLRKQAEQNPSASYFNVDILKYQIKCKEGAGSCPFQLVAYWKCETTHTDLKIDYKYNSRAMASPSPLLNLHVAAPIDGGFKSLNSKPQAQWLQDTNRVLWKFTELSQHSEGNGVGSLKARVELAHGPGNQGTIFTQFNCEGTTLSGVEFELLGPGYRLSLVKRRFVSGKYICDGDSDSRSRYAAPPSNVD; encoded by the exons ATGACTGTGGATTTCGCCGACTACTTTTGG GGCGAAAAGAATAATGGATATGAcgtgttatatcataacatgAAGCATGGTGCAGTTGCAAGCAAGGAGTTGGCTGAGTTTCTGAAAGAACGATCAAccatagaagaaaataattataaggTTCTGAGTAAGCTAGCTAAACAAGCTGGCAGTAGCAGTAGTACACAAGGAACATTTGCACCTGTTTGGGCTGCCTTAAGAGGAGCAGCAGAAAAACTTGCTGGTTTGCACTTGCAAATGGCCCAAAGGGTCACTGAACTAATAAAAGATGTATCAAAATATACAGATGAATTACATAAGAAACACAAGGCT gtaaaagaagaagagtCATCTACCTTGGAAGTTGTGCAAAGTATACAGAATATCACTGTGACATTACATAAGGCAAAAGATATGCGTATGCAAAAGGGTCttgaattggaaaaattgcgGAAAGACAATGCCAGCcaaaaagaattagaaaaagcAGAAATTAAGTTTAAAAAAGCACAGGATGATTATAAAACTCTGGTTGATAAGTATATGGGCATAAGAAATGATTTTCAAACCAAAATGACTCAAACATGCAGG CGATTCCAATATGTAGAGGAGACACACTTAAAAcatatgaaagaatttttaaacatcTACGCCGATGTTTTGCAGTCAAATCATGAACAAGTTGGTCAAGTTCATATTGATTTTAAACGGCAATGTTCAGATATGACAGTGGACAAATTATTAGAGCAATTTGTACAAAGCAAATATACAGGTTTTGAGAAACCAG GTACATTCGAATATGAAGAGATCATAACAGGTTTAGGAGAAATGACCAGTCATTCTCAGTTGGAAAGCAATGTTGAGACACCTAAGGAAACATCAAAAGGAGCTAATGGAGAAACAGGCGTTGCTG GGTTTCTTCGCAgcagaagagagaaaagaaaggaaaaaaaggcgaaaaagaagaaggataTTGTGGAAACGAGCAgcaacaaagaagaaaa gGAGGATAAGGATGACAGTAGAAAGTCTGAAACACCGACACCGGAAGTAGATGAAGATGGTTTCTGTATTAGACCAAAAGCAGAGCCGTGGGAGAATGAGAAAGGATTTTATTCTAGCTCAGATACCGATTCCGAGGATGAGAGGGAACGAAAGATCCGAGTGGAAATAAAACCACTAAGCAACGGCGGAGCACCGATGAGCGCCAGTGTGGACGAACTTAGGGCGACTGTGGAAAATCTATCGTTATCGCCTGCACCGACG GGACGCAGAGGATCGAATAACGATTCAGATCATCATATGAAAAGGTCTCAGTCAGTGTCACAGCAATTAGGAGGTAAGCCAAGCTCGGATTTACTTGGCCTAAACTTGTTCAATCCTAGCAGTACACCATCGAGCGCCTCAACGCCGACTGGTAGTCATCCGTACGCGCCATTGCAAAGTCCTCCGCCACTGTCTTTGTCACCGACGCCTCAACCTCAGCTGCCACAATCCGCACCACCTACACATCCTCACCCACGATTCCCTG ATGGAGATTTGTTTTCGGAAGTAGGAGACATCACTCCGGCCTTACCTCCCAAGCAATCCGCATCCTCCACTCCGACAGGATCCATCGTCATTCCTAGACCTCCGTCCCGAAGGGGAGAAGGTCCTTCGCCAAGGGGTAGAATGTCACCGGCAACTATATCCAGAGCCGATAGCGTGGCTAGCTTAGAGTTTCGTACAGCTGGTGTTGGTGTTGGATCTTCCAGGGGCCCATCTCCGCTCACGATTGGACTCGCAGACACTATACCTTTAGCAGTTGCTTTCCATGAGATAGTACACTCTTATTTCAGAGGTACCGATGAAACACGGTGTCAGGTGAAACTCAGTGGAGATATGATGTTATCGTTTCCTGCTGGTATCGTCGCCGTGTTAGCGAATAATCCAAGCCCTGCGAAACTTACGTTTCGCGTGCGAAACAGTAATagattggaaaaattgttcccCAATAATCAGCTTGTCAGCAT GGATGCAACGCAGACAACTGTCGACAGTACAATTTTTGAATTCAATATGAGTGCCTTAACTACGTTGTTACGCAAACAGGCTGAACAAAATCCCTCAGCTTCGTATTTTAACGTCGACATACTCAAGTATCAAATCAAGTGCAAGGAGGGAGCAGGTTCATGCCCTTTCCAACTGGTTGCCTATTGGAAGTGTGAAACGACTCACACCGATCTTAAG attgattataaatataacagtCGTGCTATGGCTTCTCCAAGTCCACTGTTAAACCTTCATGTGGCTGCGCCCATAGACGGAGGTTTCAAGTCACTGAACAGTAAACCTCAGGCACAGTGGTTGCAAGACACGAATCGGGTATTGTGGAAGTTCACGGAACTGTCGCAGCACAGCGAAGGTAACGGCGTAGGTTCATTGAAAGCTCGTGTGGAACTCGCGCATGGGCCAGGAAACCAAGGAACCATATTCACACAGTTTAATTGCGAAGGGACCACATTATCTGGGGTTGAGTTCGAGCTTTTAGGCCCGGGATATAGATTAAGTTTAGTAAAGCGTAGATTCGTATCTG GAAAGTATATTTGTGATGGAGATTCCGACTCACGAAGTAGATACGCTGCTCCACCATCCAATGTGGATTGA
- the LOC122566437 gene encoding F-BAR domain only protein 2 isoform X1, whose product MTVDFADYFWGEKNNGYDVLYHNMKHGAVASKELAEFLKERSTIEENNYKVLSKLAKQAGSSSSTQGTFAPVWAALRGAAEKLAGLHLQMAQRVTELIKDVSKYTDELHKKHKAVKEEESSTLEVVQSIQNITVTLHKAKDMRMQKGLELEKLRKDNASQKELEKAEIKFKKAQDDYKTLVDKYMGIRNDFQTKMTQTCRRFQYVEETHLKHMKEFLNIYADVLQSNHEQVGQVHIDFKRQCSDMTVDKLLEQFVQSKYTGFEKPGTFEYEEIITGLGEMTSHSQLESNVETPKETSKGANGETGVAGNIHSSKNDRGLKGEGCQVDEEKGTVQEKTNENLNERDRELSHAQATKASRRTTSLLNLFMSNSQAMSVVSDKQKQAGSGSAPATPQGNNLPPAVPPPSISRNPLRGSKWFLRSRREKRKEKKAKKKKDIVETSSNKEEKSDLEDKDDSRKSETPTPEVDEDGFCIRPKAEPWENEKGFYSSSDTDSEDERERKIRVEIKPLSNGGAPMSASVDELRATVENLSLSPAPTGRRGSNNDSDHHMKRSQSVSQQLGGKPSSDLLGLNLFNPSSTPSSASTPTGSHPYAPLQSPPPLSLSPTPQPQLPQSAPPTHPHPRFPDGDLFSEVGDITPALPPKQSASSTPTGSIVIPRPPSRRGEGPSPRGRMSPATISRADSVASLEFRTAGVGVGSSRGPSPLTIGLADTIPLAVAFHEIVHSYFRGTDETRCQVKLSGDMMLSFPAGIVAVLANNPSPAKLTFRVRNSNRLEKLFPNNQLVSMDATQTTVDSTIFEFNMSALTTLLRKQAEQNPSASYFNVDILKYQIKCKEGAGSCPFQLVAYWKCETTHTDLKIDYKYNSRAMASPSPLLNLHVAAPIDGGFKSLNSKPQAQWLQDTNRVLWKFTELSQHSEGNGVGSLKARVELAHGPGNQGTIFTQFNCEGTTLSGVEFELLGPGYRLSLVKRRFVSGKYICDGDSDSRSRYAAPPSNVD is encoded by the exons ATGACTGTGGATTTCGCCGACTACTTTTGG GGCGAAAAGAATAATGGATATGAcgtgttatatcataacatgAAGCATGGTGCAGTTGCAAGCAAGGAGTTGGCTGAGTTTCTGAAAGAACGATCAAccatagaagaaaataattataaggTTCTGAGTAAGCTAGCTAAACAAGCTGGCAGTAGCAGTAGTACACAAGGAACATTTGCACCTGTTTGGGCTGCCTTAAGAGGAGCAGCAGAAAAACTTGCTGGTTTGCACTTGCAAATGGCCCAAAGGGTCACTGAACTAATAAAAGATGTATCAAAATATACAGATGAATTACATAAGAAACACAAGGCT gtaaaagaagaagagtCATCTACCTTGGAAGTTGTGCAAAGTATACAGAATATCACTGTGACATTACATAAGGCAAAAGATATGCGTATGCAAAAGGGTCttgaattggaaaaattgcgGAAAGACAATGCCAGCcaaaaagaattagaaaaagcAGAAATTAAGTTTAAAAAAGCACAGGATGATTATAAAACTCTGGTTGATAAGTATATGGGCATAAGAAATGATTTTCAAACCAAAATGACTCAAACATGCAGG CGATTCCAATATGTAGAGGAGACACACTTAAAAcatatgaaagaatttttaaacatcTACGCCGATGTTTTGCAGTCAAATCATGAACAAGTTGGTCAAGTTCATATTGATTTTAAACGGCAATGTTCAGATATGACAGTGGACAAATTATTAGAGCAATTTGTACAAAGCAAATATACAGGTTTTGAGAAACCAG GTACATTCGAATATGAAGAGATCATAACAGGTTTAGGAGAAATGACCAGTCATTCTCAGTTGGAAAGCAATGTTGAGACACCTAAGGAAACATCAAAAGGAGCTAATGGAGAAACAGGCGTTGCTGGTAACATTCACAGTTCAAAAAACGATCGGGGATTAAAAGGGGAGGGTTGTCAGGTGGATGAGGAAAAGGGGACGGTACaagaaaaaacaaatgaaaatctgAATGAAAGAGACAGGGAATTGTCACATGCACAAGCCACCAAGGCTTCCCGGCGTACTACCTCGCTACTCAACCTGTTCATGTCCAACTCCCAGG CAATGAGTGTTGTTTCAGACAAACAGAAGCAAGCAGGGTCTGGTTCGGCACCTGCAACTCCTCAGGGGAACAACCTGCCTCCTGCTGTTCCACCTCCCAGCATCTCCAGGAACCCTCTCAGAGGATCTAAAT GGTTTCTTCGCAgcagaagagagaaaagaaaggaaaaaaaggcgaaaaagaagaaggataTTGTGGAAACGAGCAgcaacaaagaagaaaagtctGACCT gGAGGATAAGGATGACAGTAGAAAGTCTGAAACACCGACACCGGAAGTAGATGAAGATGGTTTCTGTATTAGACCAAAAGCAGAGCCGTGGGAGAATGAGAAAGGATTTTATTCTAGCTCAGATACCGATTCCGAGGATGAGAGGGAACGAAAGATCCGAGTGGAAATAAAACCACTAAGCAACGGCGGAGCACCGATGAGCGCCAGTGTGGACGAACTTAGGGCGACTGTGGAAAATCTATCGTTATCGCCTGCACCGACG GGACGCAGAGGATCGAATAACGATTCAGATCATCATATGAAAAGGTCTCAGTCAGTGTCACAGCAATTAGGAGGTAAGCCAAGCTCGGATTTACTTGGCCTAAACTTGTTCAATCCTAGCAGTACACCATCGAGCGCCTCAACGCCGACTGGTAGTCATCCGTACGCGCCATTGCAAAGTCCTCCGCCACTGTCTTTGTCACCGACGCCTCAACCTCAGCTGCCACAATCCGCACCACCTACACATCCTCACCCACGATTCCCTG ATGGAGATTTGTTTTCGGAAGTAGGAGACATCACTCCGGCCTTACCTCCCAAGCAATCCGCATCCTCCACTCCGACAGGATCCATCGTCATTCCTAGACCTCCGTCCCGAAGGGGAGAAGGTCCTTCGCCAAGGGGTAGAATGTCACCGGCAACTATATCCAGAGCCGATAGCGTGGCTAGCTTAGAGTTTCGTACAGCTGGTGTTGGTGTTGGATCTTCCAGGGGCCCATCTCCGCTCACGATTGGACTCGCAGACACTATACCTTTAGCAGTTGCTTTCCATGAGATAGTACACTCTTATTTCAGAGGTACCGATGAAACACGGTGTCAGGTGAAACTCAGTGGAGATATGATGTTATCGTTTCCTGCTGGTATCGTCGCCGTGTTAGCGAATAATCCAAGCCCTGCGAAACTTACGTTTCGCGTGCGAAACAGTAATagattggaaaaattgttcccCAATAATCAGCTTGTCAGCAT GGATGCAACGCAGACAACTGTCGACAGTACAATTTTTGAATTCAATATGAGTGCCTTAACTACGTTGTTACGCAAACAGGCTGAACAAAATCCCTCAGCTTCGTATTTTAACGTCGACATACTCAAGTATCAAATCAAGTGCAAGGAGGGAGCAGGTTCATGCCCTTTCCAACTGGTTGCCTATTGGAAGTGTGAAACGACTCACACCGATCTTAAG attgattataaatataacagtCGTGCTATGGCTTCTCCAAGTCCACTGTTAAACCTTCATGTGGCTGCGCCCATAGACGGAGGTTTCAAGTCACTGAACAGTAAACCTCAGGCACAGTGGTTGCAAGACACGAATCGGGTATTGTGGAAGTTCACGGAACTGTCGCAGCACAGCGAAGGTAACGGCGTAGGTTCATTGAAAGCTCGTGTGGAACTCGCGCATGGGCCAGGAAACCAAGGAACCATATTCACACAGTTTAATTGCGAAGGGACCACATTATCTGGGGTTGAGTTCGAGCTTTTAGGCCCGGGATATAGATTAAGTTTAGTAAAGCGTAGATTCGTATCTG GAAAGTATATTTGTGATGGAGATTCCGACTCACGAAGTAGATACGCTGCTCCACCATCCAATGTGGATTGA